Genomic window (bacterium):
TTCGCTTCTGTTGGTGTGGCAGCCCGATGCCCTGTGCGCCTTGAGCTTCTACGATCGCGAGGAGCGTCTGCGCCGACGACTGCGCGTTCACGACGGCCTGCTTCGATTGAAGACCGAGCGCGCGCCGGACGCCATTCGCGTCCCCATCGAAGCTTATTTTCGCGGGGAGATCACGGCGATCGATCGGGTCCCGGTGCACGCGGACGGGACCCCGTTTCAGCGCCGGGTATGGGCGGCGCTGCGCGAGATCCCGGCCGGCAGCACGACGACGTACGGCGCGCTGGCCACCCGCATCGGACGGTGCGGAGCGAGTCGCGCCGTTGGGTTGGCCAACGGCTCGAACCCGGTGGCGATCGTCGTCCCGTGTCACCGCGTGATTGGCGCGGACGGCACGCTGACCGGATACGGCGGCGGGATCGATCGCAAGCGGTGGCTGCTGGAGCACGAGCGCGGTGGCGTGCTGGGGATTTGACGCGGAGACGTTCGGCCGGGGCGGTCGCGACGTGCGCGGTGCCTCGTGGGGCTCAACCGAAGAACCGCGGGTGAATTTGGCCCAGACGCCGCGCTTCTCTGCGGGCCGTCGGGGTCGATGCCATGAGCCCTGGTATCAGTCTCCGCGCCGGCGCGCCGCCTATTGACAACCCCACCCGGGGGCGATACATTTAGGTTCGACGGTCCTCGCGGCACCTTCACAACAGGCGTCGAGCCACCACACGGTCTAGGTCCTCCAGGCATCCTCCTCATCGCCGCAGCGGTTTTCAGTCTCACGTCCCTCGTGGCGGT
Coding sequences:
- a CDS encoding methylated-DNA--[protein]-cysteine S-methyltransferase, producing MELFVDRMSSPIGSLLLVWQPDALCALSFYDREERLRRRLRVHDGLLRLKTERAPDAIRVPIEAYFRGEITAIDRVPVHADGTPFQRRVWAALREIPAGSTTTYGALATRIGRCGASRAVGLANGSNPVAIVVPCHRVIGADGTLTGYGGGIDRKRWLLEHERGGVLGI